A stretch of the Geovibrio thiophilus genome encodes the following:
- a CDS encoding MipA/OmpV family protein, with protein sequence MLYNLRSIVFTSLLLAILTAGVRAEEKDWNYSVGGGVMYGAAYEGSDKYVVKAVPDVSVEYKEGVFFAGIMGGIGGYPVLTEDYKLGAAVGFDFGRSEDDDKGNLRGMGDIDMSATLSLMGEYSFGPLQVSGKATKGTEDYGTTATVELGTMFPIGDKLMIMASVGSTWADNDHMESYFGVSQKQAARSTYSRYDAEAGLKSVGFALGAFYNITESWDVKLMINGDQFLGDAADSPLTKDDFNPSVFFTTGFNF encoded by the coding sequence ATGTTGTACAATTTACGTTCAATCGTATTCACAAGCCTGTTGCTTGCCATTTTAACAGCCGGAGTAAGAGCAGAGGAAAAAGACTGGAACTATAGTGTGGGCGGCGGAGTGATGTACGGCGCCGCATATGAAGGTTCCGACAAGTATGTGGTTAAAGCTGTTCCCGATGTTTCCGTTGAATATAAGGAAGGGGTATTCTTTGCGGGTATTATGGGCGGAATCGGCGGTTACCCCGTTCTGACTGAAGATTATAAGCTCGGCGCGGCGGTAGGTTTTGATTTCGGGCGTTCCGAGGATGATGACAAAGGCAACCTCCGCGGAATGGGTGATATAGACATGTCCGCAACTCTCAGCCTCATGGGTGAATACAGCTTCGGTCCTTTGCAGGTTTCAGGCAAAGCCACAAAAGGAACCGAGGACTACGGCACAACTGCGACTGTGGAGCTCGGAACGATGTTTCCCATTGGCGACAAGCTGATGATCATGGCATCGGTCGGTTCCACATGGGCGGATAATGATCATATGGAGAGCTATTTCGGCGTTTCACAAAAGCAGGCGGCACGTTCAACATACAGCCGCTATGATGCCGAAGCCGGGCTCAAATCGGTAGGCTTCGCCCTAGGAGCGTTTTATAACATCACTGAAAGCTGGGATGTTAAGCTTATGATAAACGGAGATCAGTTTCTCGGTGATGCGGCAGACAGCCCTTTAACAAAAGATGATTTTAATCCGTCCGTATTTTTTACAACAGGTTTCAATTTCTAA
- a CDS encoding efflux RND transporter periplasmic adaptor subunit — translation MKNNILTISLVIAVFAAAAVFWMLKNPGKKETPKASVSAVLTVSEAAVTEAEWTESIKATGQVAAWQEAVIGTEISGQRLIAVPADVGDVVKKGQVLAKFNSETLLAEYAELEANWIAAESNRKRALNLKVFDAISEQSVEDYINKAAVAKAQMDAKALHLKYTNITAPDDGVISVRNATLGAVGAAGEELFRLIRQNRLEWRGELTANQAAHIVKGQSVILALPNGDKAEGTVRQIAPSFDPETRLITVFVDIKAGSGAQAGMYAEGQIRLGKRTALKVPAKSVVIRDGHSYVFSIISNASGAAVSRHEVMLGQTRGNEAQILSGLSKGMRIVLQGAGFLNDGDIVRISAEKGGRE, via the coding sequence ATGAAAAATAATATATTAACAATATCTCTTGTCATTGCGGTGTTTGCCGCAGCCGCCGTCTTTTGGATGCTGAAAAACCCGGGTAAAAAGGAAACGCCGAAGGCGTCTGTGTCTGCGGTTCTCACTGTCAGTGAAGCAGCAGTAACCGAGGCGGAATGGACGGAGAGCATAAAAGCCACAGGGCAGGTTGCCGCTTGGCAGGAAGCCGTTATCGGTACGGAAATTTCCGGACAAAGACTGATCGCTGTTCCGGCTGATGTGGGCGATGTCGTGAAAAAGGGGCAGGTTCTGGCAAAATTCAACTCCGAAACGCTTCTGGCTGAATACGCTGAGCTGGAAGCAAATTGGATAGCCGCGGAATCAAACCGGAAGCGCGCGCTGAATCTTAAGGTCTTTGACGCAATCAGTGAGCAGTCTGTCGAGGATTACATCAATAAGGCGGCAGTGGCGAAGGCACAGATGGACGCAAAGGCGCTGCACCTGAAATATACAAATATCACCGCCCCGGATGACGGGGTTATCAGCGTCCGAAATGCAACACTGGGAGCAGTGGGGGCGGCGGGCGAAGAGTTGTTCAGGCTTATCAGACAAAACAGGCTTGAATGGCGTGGTGAACTGACTGCAAATCAGGCTGCGCATATAGTCAAAGGGCAATCCGTTATTCTTGCCCTGCCGAACGGAGACAAGGCGGAGGGGACGGTAAGACAGATCGCGCCCTCTTTCGATCCTGAAACCCGTCTGATTACAGTGTTTGTTGATATTAAAGCAGGGAGCGGCGCTCAGGCAGGGATGTACGCAGAGGGACAGATCCGGCTCGGAAAGCGAACCGCCCTGAAGGTTCCCGCGAAGAGCGTTGTCATCCGTGACGGGCACAGCTACGTTTTCAGCATCATCAGCAATGCTTCCGGCGCGGCGGTAAGCCGGCATGAGGTCATGCTCGGGCAGACACGGGGAAATGAAGCTCAGATATTATCCGGTTTGTCCAAGGGCATGCGCATTGTTTTACAGGGCGCCGGATTTTTAAATGACGGGGATATTGTAAGAATTTCTGCTGAAAAAGGCGGTCGGGAATGA
- a CDS encoding efflux RND transporter permease subunit encodes MNFATWSIQNPIPPILLFMLLTLAGLYGFNKFTIQDLPDIEFPEIEVSLSLPGAVPSQLETEVARKVEDSIAGVSGVRHISTSITEGSVLISVTFVLEKAVSDALIETKDAVERIRSDLPADLESPIVSAARISNDSLMTYAVSSSSLNEEALSWFVDDTLGKIFMSVNGVGRFSRVGGVSREIRIEVDPVKLASLNVTAADVSEAVRRVQLESSGGRINIGQAEQSVRTIATAALASDLNALPVALPDGRYLRLDQAANISDTYAERTEAALLNGRESVAFRIYGSKGANEVKIAEDAALIIERLKQEYPDLTITPVVNSVTYTLEQYEGSMRMLYEGAVLAVIVVGFFLRDWRATIISASALPLSIIPTFGIMYWLGYSLNTLSLLALAVVVGILIDDAIVEVENIVRHKRMGKSTLAATKDAVNEIALAVISTTMTIVVVFLPTALMGGVTGLFFKQFGWTIVISVLMSLMVARLLTPLMAAYFLKNDSHYRHEEDGFIMRKYLDAVRWCLIHKKKTLFMAAAFFGVSLFLAAQLPAGFVPSSDQGYTNLSIELPPGSTLEDTLATTETVRKSLLKVKGIENIFAVAGSAEEGGVGDLRKGSMILTFLPKDKRPPQGVIDAEIRKILPEIPGAKFTLKNDGPGEDFSILLSGGSMGALTDTAASLEKELRGIKTLSNVNSTISLQRPEINIRPDFARAAELGITTEDIADTVRIATSGDFDPYLSKLNLDNRQIYIRVRMAEDELQDIDTIAGLRIPSRAGQTALSGIAEISIGNGPSQIDRYDRRRYVTVSADLDGMSLGQALEQAMALPSIANMPSGVKLIETGDAEFMNEIFSGFSTAMLTGVLCVFCVLVLLFKDFFQPVTILSALPLSFGGSIIALLIMDGEVNLPALIGIIMLMGIVTKNSILLVEYTIVGMKERGMERCEAVIDACHKRVRPIVMTTVAMIAGMAPIAIGMGGDKFRQPMAVAVIGGLITSTVLSLLIVPVVFTYINAAEGWFARRIRNINISPEESERG; translated from the coding sequence ATGAATTTTGCCACATGGTCGATACAAAATCCCATCCCGCCGATACTGCTGTTCATGCTTCTCACACTGGCGGGGCTTTATGGTTTCAATAAATTCACAATTCAGGATTTGCCGGATATTGAGTTTCCTGAAATAGAAGTATCTTTGTCTCTCCCCGGCGCTGTTCCCTCTCAGCTTGAAACAGAAGTCGCCCGTAAGGTTGAGGATTCCATTGCCGGAGTTTCCGGCGTGAGGCATATATCAACTTCAATCACAGAAGGCAGCGTTTTAATCTCCGTAACATTTGTTCTGGAAAAAGCGGTCTCTGACGCTCTCATAGAAACAAAAGACGCTGTTGAACGCATCCGGTCAGACCTGCCGGCTGACCTTGAATCTCCGATAGTCTCTGCCGCGCGGATCAGCAATGATTCCTTAATGACATATGCCGTCTCTTCCTCAAGCCTGAACGAAGAAGCCCTGTCATGGTTTGTGGACGATACTCTGGGGAAAATCTTTATGTCTGTGAACGGCGTGGGGCGTTTCAGCAGAGTCGGCGGGGTCAGCAGAGAGATCAGGATTGAAGTCGATCCGGTTAAGCTGGCATCGCTGAATGTCACTGCGGCTGATGTTTCAGAAGCCGTAAGGCGGGTTCAGCTCGAATCTTCAGGCGGACGAATCAATATAGGTCAGGCGGAGCAGTCTGTAAGGACAATCGCGACTGCGGCACTGGCATCAGATTTGAATGCTCTGCCTGTTGCGCTCCCTGACGGGCGCTATCTCAGGCTGGATCAGGCGGCGAATATCTCAGATACTTACGCCGAGCGCACAGAGGCTGCCCTGTTAAACGGCAGGGAGAGTGTCGCATTCCGGATATACGGCTCAAAGGGGGCAAATGAAGTAAAGATAGCAGAAGATGCTGCCCTGATCATTGAGCGCCTGAAACAGGAATACCCTGATTTAACGATTACTCCCGTTGTAAATTCTGTTACCTATACGCTGGAGCAGTACGAAGGCTCCATGCGCATGCTGTATGAGGGTGCTGTCCTTGCCGTCATAGTGGTCGGATTTTTCCTGCGTGACTGGCGTGCGACAATTATTTCAGCGTCGGCTCTGCCTTTATCAATCATCCCCACTTTCGGGATCATGTACTGGCTAGGTTATTCTCTCAATACTCTTTCTCTTCTTGCTTTGGCTGTTGTAGTGGGCATCCTGATTGATGATGCCATTGTGGAGGTGGAGAACATAGTGCGTCATAAGCGGATGGGGAAATCCACTCTTGCCGCCACAAAGGATGCGGTAAATGAAATTGCTCTGGCGGTGATCTCCACAACTATGACGATTGTCGTCGTGTTTCTGCCGACTGCTCTCATGGGAGGCGTTACGGGGCTTTTCTTCAAACAGTTCGGCTGGACAATCGTTATCTCAGTCCTGATGTCACTGATGGTGGCTAGGCTGCTGACTCCTCTGATGGCAGCGTATTTCCTGAAAAACGACAGTCATTACCGGCATGAGGAAGACGGTTTTATTATGAGGAAATATCTTGATGCCGTGCGGTGGTGCCTGATTCATAAAAAGAAAACCCTGTTCATGGCAGCGGCTTTTTTCGGAGTATCTCTTTTTTTGGCGGCTCAGCTTCCTGCGGGTTTTGTTCCGTCTTCCGATCAGGGATACACAAACCTGAGCATCGAACTGCCTCCGGGGAGCACTCTGGAGGACACATTGGCAACTACTGAAACTGTCCGCAAGTCTTTATTGAAAGTGAAAGGGATCGAAAATATTTTTGCGGTGGCGGGTTCAGCAGAAGAAGGAGGTGTGGGAGACCTGCGCAAAGGATCAATGATTTTAACTTTCCTGCCGAAGGACAAACGTCCGCCGCAAGGCGTTATTGATGCTGAGATCAGAAAAATACTGCCTGAGATACCGGGCGCCAAATTTACACTGAAAAACGACGGACCCGGTGAAGATTTTTCAATCCTTCTTTCGGGCGGGAGCATGGGCGCTTTGACTGATACTGCTGCGTCTCTGGAAAAAGAACTGCGCGGGATAAAAACCTTATCCAATGTTAACTCGACCATCAGTCTCCAGCGTCCGGAGATCAATATCCGTCCGGATTTTGCCAGAGCCGCTGAATTGGGAATAACGACAGAGGATATAGCCGATACGGTGCGCATAGCGACTTCAGGCGATTTTGATCCTTATCTCTCCAAGCTGAATCTTGATAACAGACAGATTTATATCCGGGTACGCATGGCGGAGGACGAGTTGCAGGATATTGATACTATTGCGGGTCTTCGTATTCCCTCCCGCGCGGGGCAGACGGCGCTTTCCGGTATAGCGGAAATTTCCATAGGCAACGGTCCGTCACAGATAGACCGTTACGACCGCCGGCGGTATGTCACCGTCAGCGCGGACTTGGACGGTATGTCACTCGGGCAGGCTCTGGAACAGGCAATGGCGCTGCCGTCCATAGCAAATATGCCTTCCGGTGTGAAATTGATAGAAACGGGTGACGCCGAATTCATGAATGAGATATTCTCCGGTTTCAGCACTGCCATGCTCACCGGAGTCCTGTGCGTATTCTGTGTTCTGGTGCTTTTGTTCAAAGACTTTTTTCAGCCGGTAACAATTCTCTCCGCCTTGCCTCTGTCTTTCGGCGGGTCGATTATCGCGCTTTTGATAATGGACGGAGAGGTGAACCTGCCCGCATTGATCGGCATTATCATGCTGATGGGAATTGTCACCAAGAATTCCATCCTGCTTGTGGAATACACAATAGTCGGGATGAAGGAAAGGGGGATGGAGCGCTGTGAGGCTGTTATTGACGCCTGCCATAAGCGGGTACGTCCCATCGTCATGACGACAGTCGCCATGATTGCGGGAATGGCTCCCATAGCCATCGGGATGGGCGGCGATAAGTTCAGGCAGCCTATGGCGGTTGCGGTAATCGGCGGATTGATCACATCCACGGTTCTCAGCCTTCTGATCGTTCCGGTTGTTTTTACTTATATCAATGCCGCTGAGGGCTGGTTCGCAAGGCGGATCCGGAACATTAATATTTCTCCGGAAGAGTCTGAGCGGGGATAA
- a CDS encoding aldehyde dehydrogenase family protein, whose protein sequence is MDAAVREMITKYKVSAKAQEFLAAVPQMYIDGAWCASSSGEVINVYEPSTGGLLSTIPSATCDDVDRAVAAARSAFDSGPWAAMKPNERQRIMHRLADLLEENVRTIAELETLDNGKALQGCIDYDVLGAADLLRYMAGWATKIRGNTSQVSIPGQYFSCTLKEPVGVVAAIVPWNWPLNMAVWKLAAPLAVGCTIVLKPAQLTSLSMIFFASLCEKAGIPKGVINIITGSGSVIGKYLAGHPQVNKVSFTGSTEVGREVGYAALRHMTRMTLELGGKSPILVFEDADVATVADATRYSIFYNSGQICSAGSRMYVHESIYDETVEAVAAVAGSIRLHPGLDPECDMGPVISKGAQESILGYIKKGVDEGARLVCGGKAVDRPGYFVEPTVFADCKNGMTVMQEEIFGPVLCIASFKTEEEVIRMANDNIYGLAASVWTDDISRAMRIVPQIKAGSVGVNCHDPDDSALPFGGYKESGFGKDRGAEQLEHFLETKNFVIKVG, encoded by the coding sequence ATGGATGCAGCCGTACGGGAAATGATTACGAAGTACAAAGTCAGTGCCAAGGCGCAGGAATTTCTTGCCGCCGTTCCTCAAATGTATATTGACGGCGCATGGTGCGCTTCTTCATCAGGAGAAGTTATCAATGTATATGAACCGTCCACGGGCGGATTGCTCAGCACAATACCTTCTGCCACCTGCGATGATGTAGACAGGGCGGTAGCCGCCGCCCGCTCCGCTTTCGACTCAGGTCCGTGGGCAGCCATGAAGCCTAACGAACGCCAGAGAATAATGCACAGGCTTGCGGATCTTCTGGAAGAAAACGTAAGAACCATAGCTGAGCTTGAGACTCTGGATAACGGAAAAGCGCTTCAGGGCTGCATAGATTACGATGTTCTCGGAGCCGCTGACCTGCTCAGATATATGGCTGGCTGGGCAACGAAAATCCGCGGGAACACTTCTCAAGTATCCATTCCCGGTCAGTACTTTTCCTGCACCCTTAAAGAGCCAGTAGGCGTTGTGGCTGCGATTGTTCCATGGAACTGGCCGCTGAACATGGCTGTGTGGAAGCTCGCAGCGCCTCTGGCTGTGGGCTGCACCATAGTGCTTAAACCTGCTCAGCTCACGTCGCTCAGCATGATCTTTTTCGCCTCGCTTTGTGAGAAAGCGGGCATTCCCAAGGGTGTAATCAATATTATTACCGGCTCCGGCAGCGTGATAGGCAAATACCTCGCCGGACACCCGCAGGTAAATAAAGTGTCTTTCACCGGCTCAACCGAAGTCGGTCGTGAAGTGGGATACGCCGCGCTCAGGCATATGACCCGCATGACGCTGGAGCTTGGCGGCAAGTCGCCGATACTGGTGTTTGAGGACGCTGATGTTGCGACCGTTGCGGACGCGACACGCTACAGCATTTTTTATAACTCCGGTCAGATATGCAGCGCAGGCTCACGGATGTATGTTCATGAAAGCATTTACGATGAAACTGTGGAAGCTGTTGCCGCAGTGGCTGGAAGCATTCGCCTTCACCCCGGGCTTGATCCCGAGTGCGACATGGGACCGGTTATCTCCAAGGGAGCGCAGGAATCGATCCTCGGCTACATCAAAAAGGGTGTGGATGAGGGCGCGCGCCTCGTCTGCGGCGGAAAAGCTGTTGACCGTCCGGGCTATTTTGTGGAGCCTACAGTGTTTGCCGACTGCAAAAACGGCATGACTGTGATGCAGGAGGAAATCTTCGGACCTGTTCTCTGCATAGCTTCCTTCAAAACCGAAGAGGAGGTTATACGCATGGCAAACGATAACATATACGGTCTGGCAGCCAGTGTCTGGACCGACGACATAAGCCGGGCTATGCGTATTGTTCCGCAGATTAAGGCGGGCTCCGTCGGCGTAAACTGCCACGATCCTGATGACAGCGCCCTTCCCTTCGGCGGATATAAGGAATCAGGCTTCGGCAAAGACCGCGGCGCCGAACAGCTTGAGCATTTTCTTGAGACCAAAAACTTTGTGATAAAAGTCGGGTAA
- a CDS encoding putrescine aminotransferase, whose translation MNDQNTASEFAPQHRSMNIFRNIKYAKEEASRMVELIKKPESEVTLEERQRVAKEVAENFAGYINKGFLEYRKSVTEAGEFAVAEWKGQGSIMTDALGREFIDVLGGFGIYSAGIRHPKIVAAVKAQLDRSPQYSQEMLDPLRAHLGKVLAHLTPGDLQNMFFINSGTEAIEGAMKLAKFYTGKSGFISTTAGFHGKTLGSLSLMGKSVFRKPLMPLIGNVRHVPFGDADALEQQLAIAEQVGDDIAAFVAEPVQGEAGAVVPPDDYWRRVRQICDKYGVLLIADEVQTGLGRTGKLFGLDNWDVVPDIMALGKALGGGVMPISAFITNPKIWKVMEPNPFMHTSTTGGNPLACAAALAYIDVMIEEDLPAQAAEKGEYVMKALGGLQKKYPHILKDYHGMGLLIGMEFPTDETGYQVASGLFKKKVLTAGTLTNAKAIRIEPALNIPYNLLDEVLNRLEDTFKSI comes from the coding sequence ATGAATGATCAGAATACAGCTTCTGAATTTGCGCCTCAGCACAGAAGCATGAACATATTCCGTAATATTAAATACGCCAAAGAAGAAGCGTCCCGCATGGTTGAGCTTATTAAAAAGCCCGAAAGCGAGGTAACCCTTGAGGAACGCCAGCGTGTCGCCAAGGAAGTTGCGGAGAACTTCGCCGGGTATATTAATAAAGGATTTCTGGAGTACCGCAAATCCGTTACCGAGGCAGGGGAATTTGCCGTGGCCGAATGGAAGGGACAGGGCTCTATAATGACCGACGCGCTGGGGCGTGAGTTTATTGATGTTCTCGGCGGATTCGGAATATACTCAGCGGGAATCAGGCATCCTAAAATCGTCGCCGCAGTGAAAGCCCAGCTTGACCGCAGCCCCCAGTATTCACAGGAAATGCTCGATCCCCTCCGTGCCCATCTGGGAAAGGTGCTGGCTCACCTCACCCCCGGAGATCTCCAGAATATGTTTTTCATAAACAGCGGAACCGAGGCGATAGAGGGAGCTATGAAGCTGGCTAAGTTTTACACCGGCAAATCAGGCTTCATTTCAACCACCGCGGGCTTCCACGGAAAAACTCTGGGCTCGCTTTCCCTTATGGGAAAAAGCGTTTTCAGGAAACCGCTTATGCCGCTCATAGGAAATGTCCGCCATGTTCCCTTCGGTGATGCGGATGCCCTTGAGCAGCAGCTCGCCATAGCCGAACAGGTAGGCGACGATATTGCGGCTTTCGTAGCCGAACCTGTTCAGGGCGAGGCTGGAGCCGTGGTTCCGCCTGATGATTACTGGCGCCGTGTGAGACAGATCTGCGATAAATACGGTGTGCTTCTCATAGCTGATGAGGTGCAGACCGGACTCGGAAGAACAGGCAAGCTGTTCGGACTGGACAACTGGGATGTTGTTCCCGACATCATGGCTCTGGGTAAGGCACTGGGCGGCGGGGTAATGCCCATTTCAGCGTTCATAACCAATCCTAAAATATGGAAAGTGATGGAGCCCAATCCGTTTATGCACACCTCAACCACCGGCGGCAACCCGCTGGCATGCGCTGCGGCTCTTGCTTATATAGATGTTATGATAGAAGAGGATCTGCCTGCTCAGGCAGCCGAAAAGGGCGAGTATGTTATGAAGGCTCTCGGCGGACTGCAAAAGAAATACCCCCACATCCTCAAGGACTACCACGGAATGGGACTGCTTATCGGCATGGAGTTTCCCACTGATGAAACCGGTTATCAAGTCGCTTCCGGTCTTTTTAAGAAGAAGGTTCTCACCGCAGGCACACTCACAAACGCAAAAGCGATACGCATAGAGCCGGCGCTGAACATCCCCTACAATCTTCTGGATGAGGTTCTGAACAGGCTTGAGGATACATTTAAAAGCATTTAG
- a CDS encoding sigma 54-interacting transcriptional regulator encodes MDNSERRSFSDNFENTGKLHLEAFHKTQVDIGGDGVITVDLNGTVILADMVTKNNLDIFPGHLLCNHYPALWEVVQTVLKNKRAKTEIHINKGELEYTVNVRPIFAESDVIGAVCIFSPNTELEAVSRAMQSFKEFSRELSAILNATSEGLTVCDKDGVILRINPASERISNLKSGEVVGLHIADLLDARMLKQSAAARVLKHKEVVNMLEMTDDGRKIIKTGIPVFDESGELFRVVVSERDITEIDDLQRKLEEQAALSSQLQNEMVQMQQSELKSIQIIAKSPAMVKSLARALKASTSDSTVLILGESGTGKGLFADLIHQNSSRSLKPLIKINCGAIPESLIESELFGHEKGAFTGAQAAKPGYLEMADGGTLFLDEIAELPLASQVKLLRFLEDGRVTRLGATKSRSLNVRILAATHRNLEKMVADRKFRLDLFYRLNVIQLHVPPLRERRECIIFLVRHYLDLFSAKRGVKKRISNAALDILHSYSWPGNVRELVNICESMVVMSETDLLGIQDLPQRMQGTVVIEMLPAGNISLQEAMDSYERSILSNAVKEYGSQHKAAKALGVNQSTIARKLQKYKIEL; translated from the coding sequence ATGGACAACAGCGAACGGCGCTCCTTCTCGGATAATTTTGAAAATACCGGCAAACTCCATCTGGAGGCTTTTCATAAAACACAGGTGGATATAGGCGGCGACGGCGTTATAACTGTTGACCTCAACGGAACCGTGATTCTTGCGGATATGGTGACAAAAAATAATCTGGATATATTCCCCGGGCACCTCCTCTGCAACCATTATCCTGCGCTGTGGGAAGTGGTTCAGACTGTTCTGAAAAACAAAAGAGCCAAAACCGAAATACACATAAACAAGGGAGAGCTGGAGTACACGGTCAATGTGCGCCCGATCTTCGCTGAATCCGACGTCATAGGCGCAGTGTGCATATTCAGCCCGAATACCGAGCTTGAAGCCGTCTCAAGAGCGATGCAGAGCTTCAAGGAATTTTCCAGAGAGCTTTCCGCCATCCTTAACGCAACATCCGAAGGTCTTACAGTGTGCGATAAGGACGGGGTTATTCTCCGCATAAACCCCGCCTCCGAGAGGATAAGCAACCTGAAGTCCGGAGAGGTCGTGGGGCTTCATATAGCGGATCTTCTGGACGCAAGAATGCTGAAGCAGTCTGCGGCGGCAAGGGTGCTTAAGCATAAAGAAGTGGTAAACATGCTCGAAATGACCGATGACGGCAGGAAGATCATCAAAACGGGCATCCCTGTGTTTGACGAATCCGGTGAGCTTTTCAGGGTTGTTGTCTCCGAGCGTGATATTACTGAAATAGACGATCTTCAGCGCAAGCTGGAGGAGCAGGCGGCACTCAGCAGCCAGCTCCAGAATGAAATGGTGCAGATGCAGCAGTCTGAGCTTAAGTCCATACAGATAATCGCAAAAAGTCCGGCTATGGTGAAATCTCTCGCCAGAGCGCTTAAGGCGAGCACGTCTGACTCCACCGTGCTTATCCTCGGCGAATCGGGCACGGGAAAAGGACTTTTCGCCGATCTCATACACCAGAACTCCTCCCGAAGCCTGAAGCCGCTCATAAAAATCAACTGCGGGGCAATACCTGAATCCTTAATTGAATCAGAGCTTTTCGGGCATGAAAAGGGAGCGTTCACAGGCGCTCAGGCGGCAAAGCCCGGGTATCTGGAGATGGCTGACGGCGGCACGCTTTTTCTGGATGAAATAGCCGAGCTTCCCCTTGCCTCACAGGTAAAGCTGCTGAGGTTTCTTGAGGACGGAAGAGTTACCCGTCTGGGAGCGACAAAATCAAGATCGCTCAATGTGCGGATTCTTGCCGCCACTCACAGGAACCTTGAAAAAATGGTAGCGGATCGCAAGTTCAGGCTGGATCTCTTTTACAGGCTTAACGTTATTCAGCTTCATGTTCCGCCGCTGCGTGAGCGCAGGGAATGTATTATTTTCCTTGTGCGCCACTATCTGGATCTCTTCAGCGCGAAAAGAGGGGTTAAAAAGCGCATATCAAACGCCGCCCTTGATATTCTGCATTCATACAGCTGGCCCGGAAACGTCAGGGAGCTGGTCAATATATGCGAAAGCATGGTTGTTATGTCCGAGACTGATCTTCTCGGCATTCAGGATCTGCCTCAGAGAATGCAGGGAACCGTTGTTATCGAAATGCTTCCCGCCGGAAACATATCCCTTCAGGAGGCGATGGACTCCTACGAAAGGTCGATATTGTCAAACGCCGTAAAGGAATACGGCAGCCAGCACAAGGCGGCGAAGGCTCTCGGCGTAAACCAATCAACCATCGCCAGAAAGCTGCAAAAGTATAAAATCGAATTATAG
- a CDS encoding ABC transporter ATP-binding protein translates to MNRNAKNLLICAVYKDFGEVAALKSVDLEVRQGEFFTLLGPSGCGKTTLLRIIAGLEIPSDGSIILNNQNITSLPASKRHVNTVFQSYALFPHLSIFDNVAFGLRSRKVREDDVRKRVSESLELVEMGALINRMPDQLSGGQRQRVAIARAIVNEPEILLLDEPMSALDAKLRNQVQEELRRLQRKLGTTFIMVTHDQAEALVCSDRIAVMSAGEIVQCGTAEEVYDYPRNRFVAEFLGAANILKSKRVDGGVQTEAGFLALDKPPEWEEGLIAIRPEWIKIGDQPQINGVHAVVQEIVYRGSNFDLTLSPGNLRVRTNAFKHFKIGDKVWLELPPTELVVLED, encoded by the coding sequence TTGAACAGGAATGCCAAAAATCTTCTGATATGCGCCGTTTATAAAGATTTCGGCGAAGTTGCAGCATTAAAAAGTGTAGATCTGGAAGTCCGTCAGGGTGAGTTTTTCACGCTGCTCGGACCTTCCGGCTGCGGAAAAACAACTCTCCTGCGTATTATCGCCGGTCTTGAAATACCCAGCGACGGTTCAATAATTCTTAATAATCAGAATATTACCTCGCTCCCCGCTTCCAAAAGACACGTCAACACGGTTTTTCAAAGCTATGCTCTTTTTCCTCATCTTTCTATTTTTGACAACGTTGCCTTCGGGCTCCGCTCAAGAAAGGTGCGTGAGGACGATGTACGCAAACGTGTGAGCGAGTCGCTTGAACTGGTGGAGATGGGAGCCTTGATAAACAGAATGCCCGATCAGCTTTCCGGCGGGCAGAGACAGCGTGTGGCAATCGCCCGCGCCATAGTCAACGAGCCTGAAATACTTCTTCTGGACGAGCCCATGTCCGCGCTTGACGCCAAGCTCCGCAATCAGGTCCAGGAGGAGCTGAGACGCCTCCAGCGCAAGCTGGGAACCACCTTCATCATGGTAACTCACGATCAGGCGGAAGCCCTTGTGTGCAGTGACCGTATAGCGGTTATGAGCGCAGGCGAGATTGTTCAGTGCGGAACCGCGGAAGAGGTTTATGACTATCCCCGCAACCGCTTTGTGGCGGAGTTTCTGGGAGCCGCAAACATTCTGAAATCCAAGCGTGTGGACGGCGGCGTTCAGACTGAGGCGGGATTTCTCGCGCTGGACAAACCCCCTGAATGGGAAGAAGGCTTAATCGCCATAAGACCCGAATGGATAAAAATAGGCGATCAGCCTCAGATAAACGGGGTGCACGCCGTTGTTCAGGAAATTGTTTACCGCGGCTCAAATTTTGACCTCACTCTCAGCCCGGGAAATCTTCGTGTGAGAACAAACGCCTTTAAGCACTTCAAAATAGGCGATAAAGTGTGGCTGGAACTTCCTCCCACCGAACTTGTTGTTCTGGAGGACTGA